One Drosophila kikkawai strain 14028-0561.14 chromosome 3L, DkikHiC1v2, whole genome shotgun sequence genomic window carries:
- the LOC108084755 gene encoding zinc finger protein 568-like: protein MEVEICRACLRASPAMINIFDNAPGLGISIADMITQCTPYEISEEDCYPENICDSCLHCARAAFEIRQTIETSHQIYLQMKNTKNLPVNVNHGVGFSERKKRHKFLKPSSHKSILNAHVGEKPHKCSHCSKSFSAPIYLQRHIRIHTGERPYKCSHCSKSFSQKGNLTAHNRSHTDERPFKCSHCSKSFTHKSTLNEHIRTHTGERPYKCSHCSKSFSQRSTLTAHNRNHTGERPFKCSHCSKSFSQRGTLNVHIRSHTKERPYKCSHCSKSFSHKSYFNVHMRTHTAERLYKCSHCSKTFSQRSNLNTHIRNCIVEKTYKCSHCSKSFPGQLNLQRHIRTHTGEGPHKCSHCSKSFSQRSTLTAHNRNHTGERPYKCSHCSKSFSQKSSFTAHNRNHTGERPFKCSHCSKSFSQRGTLNVHIRSHTEERAYK, encoded by the exons ATGGAAGT TGAAATCTGTCGCGCTTGCCTGAGAGCATCACCTGCTATGATCAACATATTCGACAACGCTCCAGGACTAGGGATCTCCATCGCCGATATGATCACTCAATGCACTCCCTACGAGATTTCTGAAGAAGATTGCTATCCCGAAAACATCTGCGACTCTTGCCTGCACTGTGCTCGAGCCGCTTTCGAGATACGCCAAACCATAGAGACGAGCCACCAGATCTACCTCCAGAtgaaaaatactaaaaatctACCAGTCAACGTAAATCACGGTGTTGGCTTCAGCGAGAGAAAGAAAAGGCATAAATTCCTTAAGCCGTCTTCCCATAAAAGTATTCTTAATGCACACGTTGGAGAGAAACCGCATaagtgttcccactgctcaaagtcATTTTCCGCGCCAATTTATCTGCAAAGGCACATCCGAATTCACACTGGAGAGCGACCATACAAGTGTTCCCATTGCTCAAAGTCATTTTCCCAGAAAGGTAATTTGACTGCACATAACCGAAGTCACACTGATGAGCGACCATTTaagtgttcccactgctcaaagtcGTTTACCCATAAAAGTACTCTCAACGAACACATCCGAACTCACACTGGAGAGCGACCATacaagtgttcccactgctcaaagtcATTTTCCCAGAGAAGTACTTTGACTGCACATAACCGAAATCACACTGGAGAGCGACCATTcaagtgttcccactgctcaaagtcATTTTCCCAGAGAGGTACTCTTAATGTACATATCCGTAGTCACACTAAAGAGCGACCATACAAGTGTTCTCACTGTTCAAAGTCGTTTTCCCATAAAAGCTATTTTAATGTACATATGCGAACTCACACTGCAGAGCGACTGTacaagtgttcccactgctcaaagACGTTTTCCCAGAGAAGTAATCTCAATACACACATCAGGAATTGTATTGTAGAAAAAACATACAAGTGttctcactgctcaaagtCGTTTCCCGGGCAACTTAATCTGCAGAGACACATCCGAACTCACACGGGTGAGGGGCCGCATaagtgttcccactgctcaaagtcATTTTCCCAGAGAAGTACTTTGACTGCACATAACCGAAATCACACTGGAGAGCGACCATacaagtgttcccactgctcaaagtcATTTTCCCAGAAAAGTAGTTTTACTGCACATAACCGAAATCACACTGGAGAGCGACCATTcaagtgttcccactgctcaaagtcATTTTCCCAGAGAGGTACTCTTAATGTACATATCCGTAGTCATACTGAAGAGCGAGCATACAAGTGA
- the LOC108084753 gene encoding DC-STAMP domain-containing protein 2 isoform X2, with product MKISKEYDRVHWTFKLVAPVFFIGYLVGFVLVLCWYWWDWSFSQRDLRIQLKFVCPVVLVLALLNWRPTRCILALAIPSLCSSRGRAFLVSLAFILVAIGPAANILANLKVLLRSLACGQQLLRQALGQMLDVIMEPVNAIRLAVDLMLTEVNKVLNQIMSVLLRMQEHLMVVIDTLKNCGAWLKSVVDLCNTEMGTPWERCKATAHQAMVTCQDKMGVFKALCHATKLFLALCYPAKLIDVFCTGYWDLSWDLLDKILQRYREFVRHIEQMFDANITFEHKFFFDTNSSKSLSDIEEEIMQDINGRLSPFIFVQSFMDILSVLTSVRLTMMEWLSIIENSFFMITTCLQIFAICLLDYSLFWLLAMMSYYGHQEDGLEVPAYIDLEIRGGGFVADVMRGIAGAFRPLTQKNKIDSNPCLPLPIKPDYSRYVKILMLCLLAWVIVLVEPYVLRSRHCIMAHFYPKRANERLMFLYRKISESRIGIFKFARRRVRNEFIHQGQGSHFKAVTWLREKLSWCSSCCSNADHCTICGATLASSNSHFCDTPECKGVYCDDCFEESKHKCCLCKPPLEYGDFSDCSVVEDSSEFSETETYKEQEFRKICKVNAAKSTERTKHK from the exons atgaaaataagcaAAGAGTATGACAGAGTTCATTGGACGTTCAAGCTGGTGGCCCCCGTTTTTTTCATTGGTTACCTGGTCGGATTTGTCTTGGTTCTTTGCTGGTATTGGTGGGATTGGAGCTTCAGTCAACGGGATCTTCGCATTCAGCTTAAATTTGTGTGTCCGGTGGTGCTTGTTCTGGCGCTTCTAAACTGGCGGCCCACAAG ATGCATCCTGGCCTTGGCTATACCGTCTCTGTGTAGCTCCCGCGGAAGGGCCTTCCTCGTCAGCCTGGCCTTCATTTTGGTGGCGATCGGACCCGCGGCAAACATTTTGGCCAATCTAAAGGTGCTGCTGCGGAGCCTAGCCTGcggccagcagctgctgcgcCAGGCCCTTGGTCAAATGCTTGACGTGATCATGGAGCCGGTGAACGCCATTCGGCTGGCCGTGGACCTGATGCTTACAGAAGTGAATAAAGTGCTCAATCAAATAATGTCCGTTCTCCTGCGTATGCAGGAGCACCTTATGGTCGTCA TTGACACTCTTAAGAACTGCGGTGCCTGGCTAAAGTCCGTCGTGGACCTGTGCAACACTGAGATGGGAACTCCGTGGGAGCGCTGTAAGGCAACAGCACACCAAGCTATGGTCACATGCCAGGATAAAATGGGTGTCTTCAAGGCGCTCTGCCATGCCACGAAGTTGTTTCTTGCCCTGTGCTACCCTGCAAAGCTCATCGATGTCTTTTGCACCGGGTACTGGGATCTTAGCTGGGACCTACTGGACAAAATATTGCAGC GTTACCGTGAGTTTGTGCGGCACATAGAGCAAATGTTTGACGCCAATATAACCTTCGAGCACAAGTTTTTCTTCGATACTAATTCCTCGAAAAGTCTATCAGACATAGAAGAGGAGATAATGCAGGATATAAACGGGCGACTATCGCCGTTTATCTTCGTTCAAAGCTTTATGGATATTCTCAGTGTT CTTACTAGTGTGCGCCTGACGATGATGGAGTGGCTTTCAATTATAGAGAACTCTTTCTTCATGATAACCACATGTCTGCAAATTTTTGCCATCTGCTTACTGGACTACAGCCTTTTCTGGTTGCTGGCCATGATGTCCTACTATGGCCACCAAGAGGACGGCCTGGAGGTGCCCGCGTACATTGACCTGGAGATCAGGGGCGGGGGATTCGTGGCCGACGTCATGAGGGGAATAGCAGGTGCTTTCCGACCCCTGACGCAGAAGAACAAGATCGACAGCAACCCATGCCTTCCCCTGCCTATTAAGCCCGACTACTCCCGGTACGTTAAGATATTAATGCTCTGTCTGTTGGCGTGGGTCATCGTACTGGTCGAACCGTATGTCCTGCGCTCCCGCCATTGCATCATGGCACACTTTTACCCAAAAAGAGCAAACGAGAGACTCATGTTTCTATACAGAAAGATTAGCGAGTCAAGAA TTGGCATTTTTAAGTTCGCCCGTCGCAGGGTGCGAAATGAATTTATACACCAGGGTCAAGGTTCGCACTTCAAAGCGGTCACCTGGTTGAGGGAAAAACTTTCTTG gtgctccagctgctgctcgaACGCAGACCACTGCACCATATGCGGCGCAACCCTGGCCTC ATCAAATTCCCATTTCTGCGACACACCGGAATGCAAGGGGGTCTATTGTGATGACTGCTTTGAAGAGTCGAAGCATAAATGCTGCCTATGCAAGCCACCTTTGGAATACGGTGATTTCTCCGACTGCTCCGTAGTCGA GGACTCTTCAGAATTTTCAGAAACAGAAACGTACAAAGAGCAAGAATTCAGAAAGATCTGCAAAGTCAACGCAGCCAAAAGTACCGAGCGTactaaacataaataa
- the LOC108084775 gene encoding farnesol dehydrogenase gives MERWQNKVAVVSGASAGIGAACTRALLTAGMVVIGLARRQERVEQLRDGLRAQEKKRLHSIKCDVKDEEQVLEAFDWIRRHLGGVDALVSNAGIIATGELSGQADSAAMRSTVETNIMGTVYCVREAFNSMRERGTEGHVVIINSVAGQQVPNLGPMLPSLNIYPASKFALRAMNEIYRQEFQRHKTLVRVSTISPGMVDTDILPQEIQGVVKPHMPMLSSTDVADAVLWTIGTPSNVQVHNITIKPQGEKF, from the exons ATGGAGCGTTGGCAGAACAAAGTCGCTGTGGTCAGCGGAGCTAGTGCAGGGATTGGAGCAGCGTGCACTCGGGCCTTGCTCACCGCCGGCATGGTGGTCATCGGCTTGGCGAGGCGACAGGAACGCGTCGAGCAGCTTCGAGACGGACTGAGAGCCCAAGAAAAGAAGCGTCTGCACTCCATTAAATGCGACGTGAAGGACGAAGAACAGGTGTTGGAGGCCTTTGACTGGATCAGGCGTCACCTGGGTGGGGTAGACGCGTTGGTCAGTAACGCCGGAATTATAGCCACTGGTGAACTGAGCGGCCAGGCCGACAGTGCAGCTATGCGGTCCACTGTTGAGACAAACATCATGGGCACCGTGTACTGTGTTCGAGAGGCATTTAACTCTATGAGGGAGCGCGGCACTGAGGGCCACGTGGTCATCATAAACAGCGTGGCAGGACAACAGGTGCCGAACCTGGGCCCGATGCTGCCTTCTCTTAACATCTACCCGGCCAGTAAGTTCGCTCTCCGCGCCATGAACGAGATCTATCGCCAAGAGTTCCAGCGCCACAAGACTCTTGTAAGGGTGTCG ACCATCAGCCCCGGCATGGTTGATACCGACATATTGCCGCAAGAGATCCAGGGTGTTGTTAAACCGCACATGCCCATGCTAAGTAGTACCGACGTCGCAGATGCGGTTCTGTGGACCATCGGCACTCCGAGCAACGTTCAG GTGCATAACATAACTATAAAGCCGCAAGGAGAGAAATTTTAA
- the Tsp68C gene encoding CD63 antigen, translating into MLAASSDRLSSLSHPLLHYVALGVAIAGFVAVLAAVVGFWASCLHTYCILSVYFFCVVVLLITESVMCLAITLWPHCLGINLDESQMVRSLQSNYGVPGQDLFTNAMDLAQVHFGCCGMRSSLDYDTSLWRLQSYGQRSWSVPLSCCILENTLNPMAYLDPKPANESQCQSIERQSYERERHSGSCLPPLNDWYRKQYSIFLGASLILAVVEFCVLLGIIMSCTGIATQRAKLKNLTQKMRTQKRRGIAVKSRETLIGNIYEPDVELNANSNHCIGEIYLETDRRRMRSEDFKELSINPKDLYKQHQIMARKPISIGNSLI; encoded by the coding sequence ATGCTGGCTGCTTCTAGCGATCGGCTTAGCTCGCTCTCCCATCCACTGCTTCATTATGTAGCACTAGGCGTGGCCATCGCGGGATTTGTGGCAGTGCTGGCAGCTGTTGTGGGCTTCTGGGCCAGCTGTCTCCACACTTATTGCATCCTTAGCGTGTACTTTTTTTGCGTGGTGGTCCTTCTTATAACTGAGTCGGTCATGTGCTTAGCCATAACCCTGTGGCCCCACTGCTTGGGTATCAACCTAGATGAGAGCCAAATGGTGAGATCCCTGCAGAGCAACTACGGAGTACCAGGGCAGGATCTGTTTACGAATGCCATGGACTTGGCTCAGGTGCACTTTGGCTGCTGCGGAATGAGGAGTTCTTTGGACTATGACACATCGCTGTGGCGTCTCCAGAGTTATGGGCAGAGGAGTTGGTCGGTGCCGCTTAGTTGCTGCATACTGGAAAATACTCTGAATCCAATGGCTTATCTTGATCCTAAGCCTGCAAATGAATCGCAGTGTCAATCCATAGAGCGGCAGTCATACGAAAGGGAGCGTCACAGTGGCTCATGCCTACCACCTCTAAACGATTGGTATCGGAAGCAGTACAGTATCTTTCTTGGTGCCAGCCTGATTTTGGCTGTGGTTGAGTTTTGTGTTCTGCTTGGTATTATTATGAGCTGCACCGGAATCGCCACACAGCGGGCCAAGCTCAAAAACTTAACTCAGAAAATGAGAACTCAAAAGCGGCGGGGGATTGCTGTAAAATCGCGGGAGACTCTGATCGGAAACATATACGAACCGGATGTGGAGCTTAATGCGAATTCCAATCACTGCATCGGCGAAATATATCTCGAAACAGATAGACGACGCATGAGAAGTGAGGACTTTAAAGAATTAAGTATTAATCCCAAGGACTTGTATAAACAACATCAAATTATGGCACGTAAACCTATTTCTATAGgaaatagtttaatttaa
- the LOC108084753 gene encoding DC-STAMP domain-containing protein 2 isoform X1 → MKISKEYDRVHWTFKLVAPVFFIGYLVGFVLVLCWYWWDWSFSQRDLRIQLKFVCPVVLVLALLNWRPTRCILALAIPSLCSSRGRAFLVSLAFILVAIGPAANILANLKVLLRSLACGQQLLRQALGQMLDVIMEPVNAIRLAVDLMLTEVNKVLNQIMSVLLRMQEHLMVVIDTLKNCGAWLKSVVDLCNTEMGTPWERCKATAHQAMVTCQDKMGVFKALCHATKLFLALCYPAKLIDVFCTGYWDLSWDLLDKILQRYREFVRHIEQMFDANITFEHKFFFDTNSSKSLSDIEEEIMQDINGRLSPFIFVQSFMDILSVVMFFTVFIKAMVFYIRYMNSRHFHNVFITKKLHLLDLRYQRHGYNSMLPLNRLEKSKYTKLTSVRLTMMEWLSIIENSFFMITTCLQIFAICLLDYSLFWLLAMMSYYGHQEDGLEVPAYIDLEIRGGGFVADVMRGIAGAFRPLTQKNKIDSNPCLPLPIKPDYSRYVKILMLCLLAWVIVLVEPYVLRSRHCIMAHFYPKRANERLMFLYRKISESRIGIFKFARRRVRNEFIHQGQGSHFKAVTWLREKLSWCSSCCSNADHCTICGATLASSNSHFCDTPECKGVYCDDCFEESKHKCCLCKPPLEYGDFSDCSVVEDSSEFSETETYKEQEFRKICKVNAAKSTERTKHK, encoded by the exons atgaaaataagcaAAGAGTATGACAGAGTTCATTGGACGTTCAAGCTGGTGGCCCCCGTTTTTTTCATTGGTTACCTGGTCGGATTTGTCTTGGTTCTTTGCTGGTATTGGTGGGATTGGAGCTTCAGTCAACGGGATCTTCGCATTCAGCTTAAATTTGTGTGTCCGGTGGTGCTTGTTCTGGCGCTTCTAAACTGGCGGCCCACAAG ATGCATCCTGGCCTTGGCTATACCGTCTCTGTGTAGCTCCCGCGGAAGGGCCTTCCTCGTCAGCCTGGCCTTCATTTTGGTGGCGATCGGACCCGCGGCAAACATTTTGGCCAATCTAAAGGTGCTGCTGCGGAGCCTAGCCTGcggccagcagctgctgcgcCAGGCCCTTGGTCAAATGCTTGACGTGATCATGGAGCCGGTGAACGCCATTCGGCTGGCCGTGGACCTGATGCTTACAGAAGTGAATAAAGTGCTCAATCAAATAATGTCCGTTCTCCTGCGTATGCAGGAGCACCTTATGGTCGTCA TTGACACTCTTAAGAACTGCGGTGCCTGGCTAAAGTCCGTCGTGGACCTGTGCAACACTGAGATGGGAACTCCGTGGGAGCGCTGTAAGGCAACAGCACACCAAGCTATGGTCACATGCCAGGATAAAATGGGTGTCTTCAAGGCGCTCTGCCATGCCACGAAGTTGTTTCTTGCCCTGTGCTACCCTGCAAAGCTCATCGATGTCTTTTGCACCGGGTACTGGGATCTTAGCTGGGACCTACTGGACAAAATATTGCAGC GTTACCGTGAGTTTGTGCGGCACATAGAGCAAATGTTTGACGCCAATATAACCTTCGAGCACAAGTTTTTCTTCGATACTAATTCCTCGAAAAGTCTATCAGACATAGAAGAGGAGATAATGCAGGATATAAACGGGCGACTATCGCCGTTTATCTTCGTTCAAAGCTTTATGGATATTCTCAGTGTTGTAATGTTTTTTACAGTTTTTATTAA AGCTATGGTCTTTTACATTCGCTACATGAACAGCCGGCACTTTCACAATGTTTTCATTACCAAAAAATTGCATCTGCTCGACTTGCGCTACCAGAGGCACGGATACAATTCTATGCTGCCCCTTAACCGACTCGAGAAATCCAAATACACGAAG CTTACTAGTGTGCGCCTGACGATGATGGAGTGGCTTTCAATTATAGAGAACTCTTTCTTCATGATAACCACATGTCTGCAAATTTTTGCCATCTGCTTACTGGACTACAGCCTTTTCTGGTTGCTGGCCATGATGTCCTACTATGGCCACCAAGAGGACGGCCTGGAGGTGCCCGCGTACATTGACCTGGAGATCAGGGGCGGGGGATTCGTGGCCGACGTCATGAGGGGAATAGCAGGTGCTTTCCGACCCCTGACGCAGAAGAACAAGATCGACAGCAACCCATGCCTTCCCCTGCCTATTAAGCCCGACTACTCCCGGTACGTTAAGATATTAATGCTCTGTCTGTTGGCGTGGGTCATCGTACTGGTCGAACCGTATGTCCTGCGCTCCCGCCATTGCATCATGGCACACTTTTACCCAAAAAGAGCAAACGAGAGACTCATGTTTCTATACAGAAAGATTAGCGAGTCAAGAA TTGGCATTTTTAAGTTCGCCCGTCGCAGGGTGCGAAATGAATTTATACACCAGGGTCAAGGTTCGCACTTCAAAGCGGTCACCTGGTTGAGGGAAAAACTTTCTTG gtgctccagctgctgctcgaACGCAGACCACTGCACCATATGCGGCGCAACCCTGGCCTC ATCAAATTCCCATTTCTGCGACACACCGGAATGCAAGGGGGTCTATTGTGATGACTGCTTTGAAGAGTCGAAGCATAAATGCTGCCTATGCAAGCCACCTTTGGAATACGGTGATTTCTCCGACTGCTCCGTAGTCGA GGACTCTTCAGAATTTTCAGAAACAGAAACGTACAAAGAGCAAGAATTCAGAAAGATCTGCAAAGTCAACGCAGCCAAAAGTACCGAGCGTactaaacataaataa
- the LOC108084778 gene encoding uncharacterized protein, whose amino-acid sequence MALADENHLEYVKQVVQDWRESVRERRNMDLYSATSSLVVSEKNMHFTDSKPRGRGNPMGTSERRESSFYHQTFSKGNNPVEIERSEGNTESDRIRVGNDVNLYLHQPVPINNAIRASLQHDAHATSDTKVTRK is encoded by the coding sequence ATGGCGCTGGCGGACGAGAACCACTTGGAGTACGTTAAGCAAGTGGTCCAAGACTGGCGCGAGTCGGTGCGGGAGAGGCGCAATATGGATTTGTATTCAGCCACGTCCAGCCTGGTGGtctcagagaaaaacatgcaTTTTACCGATTCTAAACCACGGGGCCGGGGAAATCCAATGGGCACCTCGGAGCGCCGCGAGTCCAGCTTCTACCACCAAACGTTTTCGAAAGGAAACAATCCAGTGGAGATCGAGCGGAGCGAGGGGAACACAGAGTCGGACCGGATTCGGGTCGGCAACGATGTGAATCTCTACCTGCACCAGCCAGTACCTATCAACAACGCTATAAGGGCCTCCTTGCAGCATGACGCCCATGCGACCAGTGACACCAAAGTGACAAGAAAGTAG